AAAGTTTTTCCCTCCTAACACATTTTCCTCTCAAGGTCCCTTCCTTGACCATAAACAAAAACCACACAGAAACACAAGGAAAAAAGTTACAGAATTtccgatttaaaataaatcGGAGAGAATTCACACACAcctaaatagaaaataaaatagattgtAGATTGCGATTAGAATTAGAAAGTGATTTCGATTTCGGTGTGAGTTTCTTGGATGAGTGAAAGAGGGAAGAAGGAAAAGCCCGAGAAAAAAGAGCGGATGAAGAATATCTTCAAGAAGCTTCACATAGGTAGTAGCAACCACGATCCTCATCGCTCCAATGAAACTCCGCCACGTGTACCTTCGCCGTCTGGCGACACTGAAAATGTTCAGAGTTTCGCCGCTTCTACGGCAACTCAGTCCTCCTCTTCTCCATCCACGGCACCTGTTGTTCCTGCCTCCGGCGGCGGCAGTGTTTCTCTAGTGGTCAATCGGCAAGATTTTTTCTCATCGGAGGAGGAGTTTCAGATACAGTTAGCCCTAGCTATAAGTGCTTCCAATTCTGATTTCCGTGGTGATGATCCGGAGAAGGATCAGATCCATGCGGCGACGCTTCTCAGTTTGGGAGGACATCGAATTGATTCGACGAGGAATAAGGGCGATGCGGCGGAGGCGCTTTCGAGGCAGTACTGGGTGAGTTTCGTTGATTTTTGAAGTAAATTTATGGCAATGTTggtattttttcatatttaattgtAATGAAACTGCGAGTTTCAATTTTAGGGGTTTATGCTGCCGagtgatttttgttttagatttttccAGCTTTAGTTAATTTGTGCTTGTAGTGGATTTAATTGTTTAGAGTTGGGGATTTAAATGTGACTAGGGTTAGCGATTTAGGTGAACTGCGAAATCTATTTTTGATCAGTGAGGTGAAATTTTGTTTCTGCGGAGAGCAGATTCAAGTATTccaattttgaattatttgcaTTTAGCATAACCTGTTTTGCGTTGTGGATCTTAAGAATTATGTTAATATCTCCTCTCTTTATAGTCTGAGTTGATTGTTTGGGCCACCTGAGATCAAAGTCATCAAACTATGTTGAAGGTTTATGTGCCTTTAAGAACTGCAATACTAATACATAGCTAGAAATTAGAAATGTGGATTTTTTTTCAACGGCTAATGTTAGAATCAAACAGTTTTGTCCCTCCCTcggaatttttaattaataaattatgatgtgacatattttaaacGATGTGATGTATGATGTTGAAGGATTAATATCCATGAAATTGCAACAAAAATCTCTTAACATTTCCAGTttcaatttctaaaattattcattttataatttaattaataccaTATATCTAAATGGTTCTATATCACGAGATTGTATgccacgtcatttaaaatatatttaataactatttttttagttaaaaaatatgaagaagagACTAAAACCGTcggattttaaaatagagggatCAATTTAGTGAATTGGCGAAAATAgggagactaaaactgcaattaagctttAGTATTGTTAGAATTTTGCTAACGACGGGAATTAAACCCACGATCTCCTTATCACCCCACTCCCTAATTCCCCCACCTAGGCCACCAAGCCACCCTTATATCCCCTAGAAATGTGGATCATTATTTCTACAATCTTTGGACGTTTATTTGTGTGCTTGACAATTGACATTAAAGAGGCACCTTCatgattgattttttaaacTAGTTCACTTACAGATATTTGTTGAAgacattatatattttttcactgTATAATAAGATGAATTTTCTGCTATAATCAGCAATTGGTTGCTCAACAGCTATTTTTCCCGTGATTGACTTCCTGTGTAGATATTATTGTTACAAATTGCTTTAGTTTTCTACCTAATATCTTTTtaggttgaatttttttttagtccaaataaaaatacaaacttTCAAGTTTAGTCCCTACTTAATTTTTTGTTCCATTTAAGTccctattttgatatttttttacaaaaatggaTGCTTTTAGTTCCTCTGCAACTAAAAAATAGTCCCAATAAAAGAACAATAGGGACTAAAATCGATGCAGAGACTAAACTTGATAGATTGTTCTTTTATagggaccaaaaatatattcaactctatcttttttttaaagagataATGTCGTGTCTTTAAGTGAAGTTTCTATACACCACACATGCTCAGATGCTCCATCAAATTATATTGGTTGCAGTCTTGCACATGCTTACTTGCAACAAGTGAACATGTACTCTTTCATTTATACTATTCCATTTTTGTTCACCACTTTCATTTACCTCCATTGATACTTTTTTCACCTTTCCATTAATGTTGTATTgcatttctattcttttttaCTAGGAATACAATGTACTTGACTATGAGGAGAAAGTAGTAGATGGTTTTTATGATGTATATGGGCTCTATAATGACCCAGCAATGCAAGGAAAGATGCCATCTCTAGCAGATCTTGAAACAAACCCTAGTGGCTCTAGCTTTGAGGTGGTCATAGTTAATCGAACAATTGATCCTGCCCTGGAAGAGCTGTTGCAAGTTGCACACTGTATTGCATTAGACTGCCCTGTGACCGAGATTGGCATTTTGGTACAGAGGCTTGCAGAACTTGTTACTAGCCATATGGGTGGTCCTGTAAAGGATGCTAATATTATATTAGCAAGATGGACAGAGAGAAGTACAGAGTTAAGGACATCTCTTCATACAAGTGTATTACCTCTTGGGTCCTTAAATATTGGGCTCTCTAGGCATCGCGCTTTACTTTTCAAGGTTAGCATTGTGGCTTCTTGGTGCTTTAAAATCTTGTGGGTCATAAATACTTTGATGTAAAATTTAGTCATTATCTGCAAAAAGAATTTGTTTACATGACATATACAATACTATTAAATATCTCAATCacttaaaactattttttggaaaatatgttatttatgaattaataaaaatgagtcatatgattttctttttagAATTATTCACGCTGGCCAGTACTCCCAGCTCATTTAGCCTAAGCTTgagttcataaataaattttcaggATGTAAGTATGCTTAACTAAAAATGGGAAAATGCTGatcaatcaattaaaaattgaattatcaaATTTTGGGCCGACTCTGTTCATGAGTACCTCTTAACAGTGTTACAGGTTTCTAAGTGTTGAATTCACGGTATTTACTTGCAATGTCTAGTTTTTCATATCAAGAAAAAATTGTCTTGTTAAATTTAGTATCTTTTCTGTGCATTTTAGATTACCCTTAATTTTCTTATCAACCTGTTGGCTGTGTAATAcactttttgtttttatgtatGTAGATATTAGCAGACAACATTAAGATGCCTTGTAGACTGGTTAAAGGTAGTCATTACACTGGTGTGGAGGATGATGCTGTCAACATTATAAAGTTGGAGGATGAAAGGTTAAGTCTTTTGTTATCCTTGTATTTTCATGTATTTGTTGTTAACTTACCCATTTGTATGTGCATGTCTAAATGTTGCTGTTCTTTTATCTTCTATTATTATGTGTTGGCAAGGATCGATAATAATCATTGGAGGCCTCTGTAAGTGTGCCTGgaaatttttgttgttattatggTCCCTTGGTACTGATATTATGCTGTTATACTTTTAGGGAGTTTTTGGTTGATCTCATGGCTGCTCCTGGAACACTCATCCCAGCTGACATTTTAAATTCAAAGGATAATAATGCCTTTAAGCCTCACAGCCCCAAGATTGTGCCGAGTTTGTCTTCCACTAAGGAAACTGAGTTTTCTTACTCAAAACCTATCCTGCCATCTAATGGTGAAGGTAGTGGTCAGTCTTCTGTGATAAAAGATCGTATGCCACCTTGGAATGGAAAATCATATACTGAGAAGTCAGAGCCTTCAAACTTTGGTTTGAGCAGAGACACTGGTGTTGGTCCTTCTAAATTTCCTAATGGAGGGAGTCCTAACCAACGGGAAAATTTCCCATCCTCATATGGTAATTCTCTGTACAAAGGTACTCTTGGTATGAATGCAGTTGGTGACGGGACAAGATTGAATGTCAATGTTGTACCATATGCCCAGAACAACCCCAACGACCCTCAGAACCTTTTTGCAGATCTTAACCCATTCTTGATAAAAGGGACTGGGAAGC
The genomic region above belongs to Cicer arietinum cultivar CDC Frontier isolate Library 1 chromosome 4, Cicar.CDCFrontier_v2.0, whole genome shotgun sequence and contains:
- the LOC101489612 gene encoding serine/threonine-protein kinase EDR1; the protein is MSERGKKEKPEKKERMKNIFKKLHIGSSNHDPHRSNETPPRVPSPSGDTENVQSFAASTATQSSSSPSTAPVVPASGGGSVSLVVNRQDFFSSEEEFQIQLALAISASNSDFRGDDPEKDQIHAATLLSLGGHRIDSTRNKGDAAEALSRQYWEYNVLDYEEKVVDGFYDVYGLYNDPAMQGKMPSLADLETNPSGSSFEVVIVNRTIDPALEELLQVAHCIALDCPVTEIGILVQRLAELVTSHMGGPVKDANIILARWTERSTELRTSLHTSVLPLGSLNIGLSRHRALLFKILADNIKMPCRLVKGSHYTGVEDDAVNIIKLEDEREFLVDLMAAPGTLIPADILNSKDNNAFKPHSPKIVPSLSSTKETEFSYSKPILPSNGEGSGQSSVIKDRMPPWNGKSYTEKSEPSNFGLSRDTGVGPSKFPNGGSPNQRENFPSSYGNSLYKGTLGMNAVGDGTRLNVNVVPYAQNNPNDPQNLFADLNPFLIKGTGKPFVHNKPVENKSPELHGTKNNTVSGRPVAPLMWKNRHAYNEVPRKTNQNPNEYNPPLFVSNISFASENTDLSTSKSSYNSNINNDISPQTSAHITGSVSPAGVGELDRIEGLHADFKRGDLESSQNVVVEAVKEPENIELRHHDRRKCTHDRFMGSNLQDQESPSSSIDSITNRVDQILDDADVGECEIPWEDLVIGERIGLGSYGEVYRADWNGTEVAVKKFLDQDFSGAALLEFKREVRIMRRLRHPNVVLFMGAVTRPPNLSIISEFLPRGSLYRILHRPNCQIDEKRRIKMALDVARGMNCLHTSIPTIVHRDLKSPNLLVDKNWNVKVCDFGLSRLKHNTFLSSKSTAGTPEWMAPEVLRNEPSNEKCDVYSFGVILWELATLRLPWSGMNPMQVVGAVGFQNRRLDIPKEVDPLVARIIWECWQQDPNLRPSFAQLTVALKPLQRLAIPTHQDQVASPLPQEIFVNSTP